One window of the Azospirillum sp. TSH58 genome contains the following:
- a CDS encoding DmsC/YnfH family molybdoenzyme membrane anchor subunit → MHPAFSIIFFTSAAGAGYGLLALLGLLAPFGLLPESPLFGLAALALALGLVVAGLLSSLAHLGRPERAWRALSQWRSSWLSREGVAAVATFLPAGVFAIAWIALAATGVIAGIAGWITAAMAAVTVYCTAMIYASLKPIRQWANPWVPRTYLALSLMTGALLLNALLGVTGQAAGWSSLLALASVALAWAAKEGHWRHCATARPVSTAETATGLGHNGSGHIGRVRLLDAPHSEDNYLLKEMGFRVGRRHAVRLRVITRLAAFALPAALSLGALVAGPGALSGTLALLAAAAAALGVVAERWLFFAEAKHTVTLFYGAGEA, encoded by the coding sequence ATGCATCCGGCCTTCTCCATCATCTTCTTCACCAGCGCGGCGGGCGCCGGCTATGGCCTGCTCGCCCTGCTCGGCCTGCTGGCGCCCTTCGGCCTGCTGCCGGAAAGCCCGCTGTTCGGCCTCGCCGCCCTCGCCCTCGCCCTGGGGCTGGTGGTGGCCGGGCTGCTGTCCTCGCTGGCCCATCTCGGCCGGCCGGAGCGGGCGTGGCGGGCGCTGTCGCAATGGCGCAGCTCCTGGCTGTCGCGCGAAGGGGTGGCGGCGGTCGCCACCTTCCTGCCGGCGGGCGTCTTCGCCATCGCCTGGATCGCCCTGGCGGCCACCGGCGTCATCGCCGGTATCGCCGGCTGGATCACCGCGGCGATGGCGGCGGTCACCGTCTATTGCACGGCGATGATCTACGCCTCGCTGAAGCCCATCCGCCAGTGGGCCAATCCCTGGGTGCCGCGCACCTATCTGGCGCTGTCGCTGATGACCGGGGCGCTGCTGCTGAACGCGCTCCTGGGCGTGACGGGGCAGGCGGCGGGCTGGTCCTCCCTGCTGGCTCTGGCGTCGGTGGCGCTGGCCTGGGCGGCCAAGGAGGGGCATTGGCGCCACTGCGCCACCGCCCGCCCCGTCAGCACGGCGGAGACGGCCACCGGCCTCGGTCACAATGGATCGGGCCACATCGGACGGGTCCGCCTGCTCGACGCTCCGCACAGCGAGGACAACTACCTGCTCAAGGAAATGGGCTTCCGCGTCGGGCGCCGCCACGCCGTCCGGCTGCGCGTCATCACCCGCCTCGCCGCCTTCGCCCTGCCAGCGGCGCTGAGTCTCGGCGCGCTGGTCGCCGGTCCCGGCGCCCTGTCCGGCACGCTGGCGCTGCTGGCCGCCGCCGCCGCCGCGCTGGGGGTGGTCGCCGAGCGCTGGCTCTTCTTCGCCGAGGCGAAGCACACCGTGACCCTCTTCTACGGCGCCGGGGAAGCCTGA
- the xsc gene encoding sulfoacetaldehyde acetyltransferase, translated as MKMTTEEAFVKVLQMHGIRHAFGIIGSAMMPVSDLFPKAGIRFWDCAHETNAALICDGYSRVTGEMAMAIAQNGPGVTGFVTAIKTAYWNHTPMLLVTPQAANKTIGQGGFQEVEQMAMFKEMVCYQEEVRDPSRMAEVLNRVIEKAWRGCAPAQINVPRDFWTQVIDVELPQIVRLERPAGGRQAIAKAARLLSEAKFPVILNGAGVVIGGAIPDSIALAERLDAPVCCGYQHNDAFPGSHPLSVGPLGYNGSKAAMELIAKADVVLALGTRLNPFSTLPGYGIDYWPKGAQIIQVDINPDRIGLTKKVSVGICGDAKQVAQQILAQLAPGAGDAGRLERRALIHQTKSAWLQLLSSLDHEDDDPGTSWNAEARERESDRMSPRQAWRAIQAALPADAILSTDIGNNCAIGNAYPTFEEGRKYLAPGMFGPCGYGFPSIVGAKIGCPNTPVVGFAGDGAFGISMNEMSSIGREGWPAVTMVIFRNFQWGAEKRNTTLWFDNNFVGTELNPKLSYAKVAEGCGLKGVTARTQDEVTAALRQAIEDQGRGVTTFVEVILNQELGEPFRRDAMKKPVAVAGIDPADMRPQQPL; from the coding sequence ATGAAAATGACCACCGAGGAAGCGTTCGTGAAGGTCCTTCAGATGCACGGCATCCGGCACGCCTTCGGGATCATCGGTTCGGCCATGATGCCGGTCTCCGACCTCTTCCCCAAGGCCGGCATCCGGTTCTGGGACTGCGCGCACGAGACCAACGCCGCCCTGATCTGCGACGGCTACAGCCGCGTCACCGGGGAAATGGCCATGGCCATCGCCCAGAACGGACCCGGCGTGACCGGCTTCGTCACCGCCATCAAGACCGCCTACTGGAACCACACGCCGATGCTGCTGGTGACGCCGCAGGCCGCCAACAAGACCATCGGCCAGGGCGGTTTCCAGGAGGTCGAGCAGATGGCCATGTTCAAGGAGATGGTCTGCTACCAGGAGGAGGTGCGCGACCCCAGCCGCATGGCCGAGGTGCTGAACCGCGTCATCGAGAAGGCGTGGCGCGGCTGCGCCCCGGCGCAGATCAACGTGCCGCGCGACTTCTGGACCCAGGTGATCGACGTTGAGCTGCCGCAGATCGTCCGGCTGGAGCGCCCGGCGGGCGGGCGGCAGGCCATCGCCAAGGCGGCCCGCCTGCTCTCGGAGGCGAAATTCCCGGTCATCCTGAACGGCGCCGGGGTGGTGATCGGCGGGGCCATTCCCGACAGCATCGCGCTGGCGGAGCGGCTGGACGCGCCGGTCTGCTGCGGCTACCAGCACAACGATGCCTTCCCCGGTAGCCACCCGCTGTCGGTCGGGCCGCTCGGCTACAACGGGTCCAAGGCGGCGATGGAGCTGATCGCCAAGGCCGACGTCGTGCTGGCGCTCGGCACCCGGCTCAACCCCTTCTCCACCCTGCCCGGCTACGGCATCGACTATTGGCCCAAGGGCGCACAGATCATCCAGGTCGACATCAACCCCGACCGCATCGGCCTGACCAAGAAGGTCTCGGTCGGCATCTGCGGCGATGCCAAGCAGGTGGCGCAGCAGATCCTGGCGCAGCTCGCCCCCGGCGCCGGGGACGCGGGGCGGCTGGAGCGCCGGGCGCTGATCCACCAGACCAAGTCGGCGTGGCTGCAACTGCTCTCCTCGCTCGACCATGAGGATGACGATCCCGGAACGAGCTGGAACGCCGAGGCGCGCGAGCGCGAGTCCGACCGCATGTCGCCCCGTCAGGCGTGGCGGGCCATCCAGGCCGCCTTGCCGGCGGACGCCATCCTCTCCACCGACATCGGCAACAACTGCGCCATCGGCAACGCCTACCCCACCTTCGAGGAGGGGCGGAAGTATCTGGCGCCGGGCATGTTCGGCCCCTGCGGCTACGGCTTCCCGTCGATCGTCGGCGCGAAGATCGGCTGCCCGAACACGCCGGTGGTCGGCTTCGCTGGTGACGGCGCCTTCGGCATCTCGATGAACGAGATGTCCTCCATCGGCCGCGAGGGATGGCCGGCGGTCACCATGGTGATCTTCCGGAACTTCCAGTGGGGGGCGGAGAAGCGCAACACGACGCTGTGGTTCGACAACAACTTCGTCGGGACGGAGCTGAACCCCAAGCTCAGCTACGCCAAGGTGGCCGAGGGTTGCGGCCTGAAGGGCGTCACCGCGCGCACCCAGGACGAGGTGACCGCCGCCCTGCGCCAGGCCATCGAGGATCAGGGGCGCGGCGTCACCACCTTCGTCGAGGTGATCCTGAACCAGGAGCTGGGCGAGCCCTTCCGCCGCGACGCCATGAAGAAGCCGGTGGCGGTCGCCGGCATCGACCCGGCGGACATGCGCCCGCAGCAGCCCCTGTAA
- a CDS encoding ParB/RepB/Spo0J family partition protein — MPPKKLTRQTAATVLQAKNTAPALETDRLFGLTGALPRLIEADVAAIRTDPNQPRTVFDETALASLAASIERHGLQQPVLVQETAEKGVYRLVAGERRLRAHQMLGRPTIAAIITKGKAEEIALIENVQRVDLDAIDLARGLTQLIDSHGYAQAEVAAVLGCSEAEVSKRLKVLDLPTDILREYRENPDAVSRSALVELAFVGDEGEVRRLWQSARTGGLTVQSVRAARASKAPGSAEPMRVLGRSINRIEKELKAIDAVSNAMQKEHRELLRDLRMRIDDLLGE, encoded by the coding sequence ATGCCGCCTAAGAAGCTGACCCGCCAGACCGCCGCCACAGTCCTGCAAGCCAAGAACACCGCCCCGGCCCTGGAGACCGACCGGCTGTTCGGGCTGACCGGCGCCCTGCCCCGGCTGATCGAGGCCGACGTCGCGGCCATCCGCACCGACCCCAACCAGCCGCGCACCGTCTTCGACGAGACCGCACTCGCCTCGCTCGCCGCCTCCATCGAGCGGCACGGGCTTCAGCAGCCGGTGCTGGTGCAGGAGACGGCGGAGAAGGGCGTCTACCGCCTCGTGGCCGGGGAGCGCCGCCTGCGCGCCCACCAGATGCTCGGCCGCCCGACCATTGCCGCCATCATCACCAAGGGCAAGGCGGAGGAGATCGCGCTGATCGAGAACGTCCAGCGCGTGGACCTGGACGCCATCGATCTGGCCCGTGGCCTGACCCAGCTCATCGACAGCCACGGCTACGCCCAGGCGGAGGTCGCCGCGGTGCTCGGCTGCTCGGAGGCCGAGGTGTCGAAGCGGCTGAAGGTGCTGGACCTGCCCACCGACATCCTCCGCGAATACCGGGAGAACCCCGACGCGGTGTCGCGCTCCGCCCTCGTCGAGCTGGCCTTCGTCGGCGACGAAGGGGAGGTGAGGCGGCTGTGGCAGTCGGCGCGCACCGGCGGGCTGACGGTGCAGTCGGTGCGCGCGGCGCGGGCGTCCAAGGCGCCGGGGTCGGCGGAGCCGATGCGGGTTCTGGGCCGCTCGATCAACCGCATCGAGAAGGAGCTGAAGGCCATCGACGCGGTCAGCAACGCGATGCAGAAAGAGCATCGGGAGCTGCTGCGGGACCTGCGGATGCGCATCGACGATCTGCTGGGGGAGTGA
- a CDS encoding AAA family ATPase, producing the protein MTGDDLKLLRERRGLTQTQMAAFVNELTGRRYDKQRLSKWETGREPLPRDVLGRLLLLSLEQPATAPPRAGTTIAVGLQKGGTAKTATSINVAFMLARSGNRVLLVDADPQGNATVHVGVPQTDVVALTEQGRVLYHALMGKAKLAEVIRPTSVEGLDVVPSSIALASADTELPGNLTNAQTAMAEMLDAVRGEYDFILIDCAPNLGAVTINALTAADYVLIPCQAEPHAILGVNAFLDTVTKIQRRLNPNLRILGVLPTMLNPRQTQDRSSLEDIGRLWGEDYRVFPPVPRATIYAQAAGANVITLDADIGAPGVESYAAIAGALLKATGRVRESSDAA; encoded by the coding sequence ATGACCGGCGACGATTTGAAGCTGCTGCGCGAGAGGCGCGGCCTCACCCAGACGCAGATGGCCGCGTTCGTGAACGAACTGACCGGCCGCCGATACGACAAGCAGCGGCTCAGCAAGTGGGAGACGGGGCGCGAGCCCCTGCCCCGCGACGTGCTGGGCCGTCTGCTGCTGCTGTCCCTGGAGCAGCCGGCGACCGCGCCGCCGCGCGCCGGGACGACCATCGCCGTCGGCCTGCAGAAAGGCGGCACCGCCAAGACGGCGACCTCCATCAACGTCGCCTTCATGCTGGCCCGGTCGGGCAACCGGGTGCTGCTGGTGGACGCCGATCCGCAGGGCAACGCCACGGTGCATGTCGGCGTGCCGCAGACCGACGTGGTGGCGCTGACGGAGCAGGGCAGGGTGCTCTACCACGCGCTGATGGGCAAGGCGAAGCTGGCCGAGGTCATCCGCCCGACCAGCGTCGAGGGGCTGGACGTCGTGCCGTCGAGCATCGCGCTCGCCAGCGCCGACACCGAGCTGCCGGGCAACCTGACCAACGCCCAGACCGCCATGGCGGAGATGCTGGACGCGGTGCGGGGCGAGTATGATTTCATCCTGATCGACTGCGCGCCGAACCTGGGGGCGGTCACCATCAACGCGCTGACCGCGGCGGACTATGTGCTGATCCCCTGCCAGGCGGAGCCGCACGCCATCCTGGGCGTGAACGCCTTCCTGGACACGGTGACGAAGATCCAGCGGCGTCTGAACCCGAACCTGCGGATTCTGGGCGTGCTGCCGACCATGCTCAATCCCCGCCAGACCCAGGACCGCTCCTCGCTGGAGGACATCGGCCGGCTGTGGGGCGAGGATTACCGGGTCTTCCCGCCGGTGCCGCGCGCGACCATCTACGCGCAGGCCGCCGGGGCCAACGTCATCACGCTGGACGCCGACATCGGCGCGCCGGGCGTGGAAAGCTACGCCGCCATCGCCGGGGCCCTTCTGAAGGCCACCGGACGCGTCCGGGAGTCGTCCGATGCCGCCTAA
- a CDS encoding GNAT family N-acetyltransferase, translating to MDRGGWYAVMNGFDDANIFQTWDFGRLAHPNRDLSHIVLRRDGQPVAAAQLLVRRVPGIGGIALVMWGPLWRPKGRQADPEAFLAIMEAMKAEYSVRRGLFLRVLPRVEDGAGEGAGALSAMEALGMRHSDAKAPYRTFIMDLTRDEATIHKDLSRHWRRGLAKAEGAGLEIVEGSSPEILDAIDDLFIQTQRRKGFRAFDSRTLTKVHRALPDGMKMHAVMASHNGEPVAGVVVSLLGDTALMQNSATAEAGLPLNAAFLVHWKAMQWVKASGGKRYDLHGVNAQANPGVHLFKRGFAGKGEEERVFIGTFEAPGPMLSRLLVEGGQTVRTLAATCTAQASQMMAMAMNKGQAERADATTPSNPA from the coding sequence ATGGACCGCGGCGGCTGGTACGCCGTCATGAACGGATTCGACGACGCCAACATCTTCCAGACCTGGGATTTCGGGCGCCTCGCCCATCCCAACCGCGACCTCAGCCACATCGTGCTGCGCCGGGACGGCCAGCCGGTCGCCGCGGCGCAGTTGCTGGTCCGTCGGGTGCCGGGCATCGGCGGCATCGCGCTGGTCATGTGGGGGCCGCTGTGGCGTCCCAAGGGCCGCCAAGCCGATCCGGAGGCGTTCCTGGCCATCATGGAGGCGATGAAGGCCGAGTACAGCGTCCGGCGCGGGCTGTTCCTGCGCGTCCTGCCGCGCGTCGAGGACGGGGCAGGGGAGGGCGCCGGCGCGCTGTCCGCCATGGAGGCGCTGGGCATGCGGCACAGCGACGCCAAGGCCCCGTACCGCACCTTCATCATGGACCTGACCCGCGACGAGGCGACGATCCACAAGGATCTGTCCCGCCACTGGCGCCGCGGCCTCGCCAAGGCCGAAGGGGCCGGGCTGGAGATCGTCGAGGGCTCCTCGCCGGAGATTCTCGACGCTATCGACGACCTGTTCATCCAGACGCAGCGCCGCAAGGGCTTCCGCGCCTTCGACAGCCGCACCCTGACGAAGGTCCACCGCGCCCTGCCCGACGGCATGAAGATGCACGCCGTGATGGCCTCCCACAACGGCGAACCGGTGGCCGGCGTGGTGGTGTCGCTGCTGGGCGACACGGCGCTGATGCAGAATTCGGCCACCGCGGAGGCCGGACTGCCGCTGAACGCGGCCTTCCTCGTCCATTGGAAGGCGATGCAATGGGTGAAGGCCAGCGGCGGAAAGCGCTACGACCTGCATGGCGTCAACGCCCAGGCCAACCCCGGCGTCCACCTGTTCAAGCGCGGCTTCGCCGGCAAGGGGGAGGAGGAGCGGGTGTTCATCGGCACCTTCGAAGCGCCCGGCCCGATGCTCAGCCGGCTTCTCGTCGAAGGCGGCCAGACGGTGCGCACGCTGGCCGCGACCTGCACCGCGCAGGCGAGCCAGATGATGGCGATGGCGATGAACAAGGGGCAGGCCGAGCGCGCCGACGCCACCACACCATCCAACCCGGCGTAA
- a CDS encoding HAD family hydrolase, whose translation MLQTPDRLDPEVVIFDFDGVIIDSVPTKNGGFAILYGIDDAETEERMRQTIWRNGGLSRFKMLAILEREMFGRDPGPAEIDDLARRYAEIVDPRVPDCALIAGAETVLDQLDGTPCHLVSGTPHEVLMGTVRAKGLERHFLSITGSPNVKAEVFARIVAEGGHDPARSLAIGDSLTELEAARKAGMGFVGVVSEGLPNPFPPDVTVVGDLHGLAQRL comes from the coding sequence ATGCTTCAGACACCCGACCGGTTGGACCCGGAGGTCGTGATCTTCGATTTCGACGGCGTCATCATCGACTCCGTGCCCACCAAGAACGGCGGTTTCGCCATCCTCTACGGCATCGACGATGCGGAGACGGAGGAGCGGATGCGCCAGACGATCTGGCGCAACGGCGGCCTCAGCCGGTTCAAGATGCTGGCGATCCTGGAGCGGGAGATGTTCGGGCGCGACCCCGGCCCGGCGGAGATCGACGATCTGGCCCGCCGCTACGCCGAGATCGTCGATCCGCGCGTTCCCGACTGCGCGCTGATCGCCGGCGCGGAGACGGTGCTGGACCAGTTGGACGGCACGCCCTGCCACCTCGTCTCGGGCACGCCGCACGAGGTGCTGATGGGCACCGTGCGCGCCAAGGGGCTGGAGCGGCATTTCCTCAGCATCACCGGCTCCCCCAACGTGAAGGCGGAGGTCTTCGCGCGCATCGTCGCGGAGGGCGGGCACGACCCGGCGCGGTCGCTCGCCATCGGCGATTCCCTGACCGAGCTGGAAGCCGCCCGCAAGGCCGGCATGGGCTTCGTCGGCGTGGTGTCGGAAGGGCTGCCGAACCCCTTCCCGCCCGACGTGACGGTGGTCGGCGACCTGCACGGGCTCGCCCAACGACTCTGA
- a CDS encoding YeiH family protein, with the protein MPTPALSSPRRSLDALLPGILLCSGVSGAALALQSLEVRIFGQAWLEALVLAILIGVALRSLWAPGRRWKAGTDFSAKTLLEVAVVLLGASIDPDTILAAGPGLVAGIAGVVALALAVSYGIGRLLGLPPRMAVLVACGNSICGNSAIAATAPVIGAHGDDVAAAIAFTAVLGVLVVLGLPLLVPLLGLSPMQYGVFAGLTVYAVPQILAATAPVGALSVQIGTLVKLLRVLMLGPVVVALALMAKPEGAARKDAKEGGAKVRPPLRRLVPWFILGFLALAGLRAAGLIPDAALAASQTAAGILTVLSMAALGLGVDVRMLSRAGLRVTAAVVLSLAALGAIGLGLIRLLGIM; encoded by the coding sequence ATGCCGACCCCTGCTCTTTCATCGCCCCGCCGGTCCTTGGACGCCCTGTTGCCGGGGATTCTGCTCTGCTCCGGCGTGAGCGGCGCGGCGCTGGCTCTGCAAAGCCTGGAAGTGCGGATCTTCGGGCAGGCCTGGCTGGAGGCGCTGGTCCTGGCGATCCTGATCGGGGTGGCCTTGCGCAGCCTCTGGGCGCCGGGGCGGCGCTGGAAGGCGGGAACGGACTTCAGCGCCAAGACCCTGCTGGAGGTCGCGGTGGTGTTGCTGGGCGCCTCCATCGACCCGGACACGATCCTGGCGGCCGGGCCGGGGCTGGTGGCGGGGATCGCCGGGGTGGTCGCCCTGGCCCTGGCGGTCAGCTACGGCATCGGGCGCCTGCTCGGCCTGCCGCCGCGCATGGCGGTGCTGGTCGCCTGCGGCAACTCCATCTGCGGCAACTCGGCCATCGCGGCCACCGCGCCGGTGATCGGGGCGCACGGCGACGATGTGGCCGCGGCTATCGCCTTCACGGCGGTGCTGGGCGTTCTGGTGGTGCTGGGCCTGCCGCTGCTGGTGCCGCTGCTCGGGCTCAGCCCCATGCAGTACGGGGTGTTCGCCGGGCTGACCGTCTACGCGGTGCCGCAGATCCTGGCGGCGACCGCGCCGGTCGGCGCGCTGAGCGTCCAAATCGGGACGCTGGTGAAGCTGCTGCGCGTGCTGATGCTGGGGCCGGTGGTGGTGGCGCTGGCCCTGATGGCGAAGCCGGAGGGGGCGGCCCGGAAGGACGCCAAGGAAGGGGGCGCCAAGGTCCGTCCGCCCCTGCGCCGGCTGGTGCCCTGGTTCATCCTGGGCTTCCTGGCTCTGGCCGGGCTGCGGGCGGCGGGGCTGATCCCGGACGCCGCCCTGGCGGCCAGCCAGACCGCGGCGGGCATCCTGACGGTGCTGTCGATGGCCGCCTTGGGGCTCGGGGTGGATGTCCGGATGCTGTCGCGGGCGGGCTTGCGCGTCACCGCGGCGGTGGTTCTGTCGCTGGCGGCGCTGGGCGCCATCGGTCTGGGGTTGATCCGCCTGCTCGGGATCATGTGA
- a CDS encoding LysR substrate-binding domain-containing protein, which yields MTLEQLRIFVAVATQEHVTRAAASLNLTQSAVSAAVSSLEARHAVRLFDRVGRRIELTEAGRLFLDEAAAVLARAEAAERMLADLSALKRGRIAIHASQTITGYWLPERLVAFHRRHPDVDVAVKAANTAQVARAVLDGAADLGLVEGEVTDPLLEQDRLPGDRLLLLVGDGHPWRGRSDLPAADLHRSPWVLREAGSGTRSEFEEAVRGQGGAPEDLPVALELPSNEAVLSAVTAGAGATALSDLVARGALAAGHLHRVPFPLPERPFRLLRHRERGLSHAARTFRALLLGE from the coding sequence ATGACTCTCGAACAGCTCCGCATCTTCGTGGCGGTCGCCACGCAGGAGCATGTGACGCGGGCGGCGGCCTCCCTGAATCTGACGCAGTCCGCGGTCAGCGCCGCGGTCTCCAGCCTGGAGGCGCGGCACGCCGTCCGCCTGTTCGACCGGGTGGGCCGCCGCATCGAGCTGACGGAGGCCGGTCGCCTGTTCCTGGACGAGGCCGCCGCGGTGCTGGCCCGCGCCGAGGCGGCGGAGCGCATGCTGGCCGACCTGTCGGCGCTGAAGCGCGGGCGCATCGCCATCCACGCCAGCCAGACCATCACCGGCTATTGGCTGCCCGAACGGCTCGTGGCGTTCCACCGGCGCCATCCGGACGTCGACGTCGCGGTGAAGGCCGCCAACACCGCCCAGGTCGCCAGGGCCGTGCTGGACGGCGCCGCCGACCTCGGGCTGGTGGAAGGGGAGGTGACGGACCCGCTGCTCGAACAGGACCGTCTGCCCGGCGACCGCCTGCTGCTGCTGGTTGGCGACGGTCACCCCTGGCGCGGGCGGAGCGACCTGCCGGCGGCGGACCTGCACCGTTCCCCCTGGGTCCTGCGCGAAGCCGGGTCGGGCACCCGCTCCGAGTTCGAGGAGGCGGTGCGCGGGCAGGGCGGGGCGCCGGAGGACTTGCCGGTGGCGCTTGAGCTGCCGTCGAACGAGGCGGTTCTGTCGGCGGTCACGGCCGGGGCGGGGGCCACCGCCCTGTCCGATCTGGTGGCGCGCGGCGCGCTGGCGGCCGGGCACCTGCACCGCGTGCCCTTTCCGCTGCCCGAGCGGCCCTTCCGCCTGCTGCGCCACCGCGAGCGCGGCTTGAGCCACGCCGCCCGGACCTTCCGCGCTCTTCTGCTGGGGGAATAG
- a CDS encoding replication initiator protein A, translated as MDDHKTDKENAELLDRPVQLALRLDSPLRGDVNNDRALMAYSLFGLSKDKVESLPTYDDGKVKIEVRAPRDVGVATIWDKSVLIYAVSLLREKMAEGKMGPEVGKLHFTTSDLQRIVGKTAGGSAYDKIEGALERLQGTQIKTNLEAGGEGESGAFSWISDYKLLYRRGKKDGERQVRGLTLVLSNWVVRAALGNNLLTYSEDYFALKPIEKRLYEIARAHLGHGNAFWMALEPLRKRVGSDNDLRKFKNALGPVLQADRIPGYGVRIVEAAEYKELMTARGASIARVLNADLPVIFWRKDAGEPEGWIDIPRVEFDEVV; from the coding sequence ATGGACGACCACAAGACCGACAAGGAAAACGCCGAACTGCTGGACCGTCCGGTCCAGCTGGCGCTGCGGCTGGATTCGCCGCTGCGCGGCGACGTGAACAACGACCGGGCCCTGATGGCCTATTCGCTGTTCGGCCTGTCCAAGGACAAGGTGGAAAGCCTTCCCACCTACGACGACGGCAAGGTGAAGATCGAGGTGCGCGCCCCGCGCGACGTCGGCGTCGCGACGATCTGGGACAAGTCGGTGCTGATCTACGCCGTCTCGCTCCTGCGCGAGAAGATGGCCGAGGGCAAGATGGGGCCGGAGGTGGGCAAGCTGCACTTCACCACCAGCGACCTCCAGCGCATCGTCGGCAAGACCGCCGGGGGCAGCGCCTACGACAAGATCGAAGGGGCGCTGGAGCGGCTGCAGGGCACGCAGATCAAGACCAACCTGGAGGCCGGGGGCGAGGGCGAAAGCGGCGCCTTCTCCTGGATCTCCGACTACAAGCTGCTGTACCGCCGCGGCAAGAAGGACGGCGAGCGGCAGGTCCGCGGCCTGACCCTGGTCCTGTCGAACTGGGTGGTGCGCGCCGCGCTGGGCAACAACCTGCTGACCTATTCGGAAGACTACTTCGCGCTGAAGCCGATCGAGAAGCGGCTCTACGAGATCGCCCGCGCCCATCTGGGCCACGGCAACGCCTTCTGGATGGCGCTGGAGCCGCTGCGCAAGCGGGTCGGCTCCGACAACGACCTGCGCAAGTTCAAGAACGCGCTCGGCCCTGTGCTGCAGGCCGACCGCATCCCCGGCTACGGCGTGCGCATCGTCGAGGCCGCGGAGTACAAGGAGCTGATGACGGCCCGCGGCGCCTCCATCGCCCGCGTGCTGAACGCCGACCTGCCGGTCATCTTCTGGCGCAAGGACGCCGGCGAGCCGGAGGGCTGGATCGACATTCCCAGGGTCGAGTTCGACGAGGTGGTCTGA